A genomic segment from Nicotiana sylvestris chromosome 1, ASM39365v2, whole genome shotgun sequence encodes:
- the LOC104216645 gene encoding secreted protein CSS1 — protein sequence MGSACCVAARDRAVINGSTSESLQRNVRYSPSWSFRWDNRGRVAGEETSVNWSSDGVVGNDRSEFKSGTTLETLYASEEGSPLDSFRSLALQKSPDSDCNTVNSTPPLSDQSAVRNSTEVKESIESSAVPYPSPAPSAPSVSSLSTSPLSSRSQLLPASSTPLPHYSSGHQLGRQVSDSHTPGIKSPTFSISEESSSLVLPGWSNESTRASNGGSSDGWSVPAFSDLTNPRRERWSFDSESMSFHRDKVSRASGRSSSSPSVDLQTCGICTKLLTERTSWASNELAVVSVLICGHVFHAECLESMTPEINKYDPACPVCTFGEKQALKMSEKAMKAQMDLKARKRFRNRIVDSDFSGNLALFDRQKSSEHGGRCLKMSSSSSMKSSSGKPFLLRHFSFGSKGTKPYTDSLSTRKKGFFWTRSSKE from the exons ATGGGTTCAGCTTGTTGTGTTGCTGCTAGAGATCGAGCGGTTATAAATGGATCAACCAGTGAAAGTTTGCAGAGGAATGTCCGATACTCGCCTTCCTGGAGCTTTCGTTGGGATAACCGGGGACGTGTTGCTGGGGAGGAGACATCAGTCAATTGGTCTTCTGATGGAGTTGTTGGAAATGATAGATCAGAGTTTAAATCTGGAACAACACTAGAAACTCTATATGCATCTGAAGAGGGTAGTCCATTGGATAGTTTCCGATCACTTGCGTTACAGAAGTCACCAGATTCTGATTGCAACACGGTGAACTCAACGCCTCCTCTATCTG ATCAATCCGCTGTGAGAAATTCCACAGAG GTCAAAGAATCAATTGAGTCATCAGCAGTTCCATACCCCTCTCCTGCTCCATCAGCTCCCTCTGTTTCATCATTATCTACATCTCCTTTATCATCAAGAAGTCAGCTGCTTCCTGCGAGCTCTACTCCTTTGCCTCACTATTCTTCTGGCCACCAGCTTGGACGACAAGTTTCTGATAGTCATACACCAGGGATAAAGTCACCTACTTTCTCAATTTCTGAAGAATCATCATCCTTGGTGCTCCCTGGTTGGAGTAATGAATCAACAAGAGCCTCTAATGGTGGATCATCAGATGGATGGTCTGTTCCTGCCTTCTCTGATCTTACAAATCCTCGTAGAGAAAGGTGGTCATTTGATAGTGAATCCATGAGTTTCCATCGTGATAAGGTAAGCAGAGCTAGTGGTCGAAGTTCCAGTTCACCTTCTGTAGATCTCCAAACCTGTGGCATTTGTACGAAGCTGCTAACAGAGAGAACTTCATGGGCCTCAAATGAACTTGCTGTTGTTTCTGTTCTAATTTGCGGCCACGTTTTTCATGCTGAGTGCTTGGAGAGTATGACACCTGAAATCAACAAGTATGACCCAGCTTGTCCTGTTTGTACTTTTGGGGAGAAGCAGGCATTGAAGATGTCCGAAAAAGCAATGAAAGCTCAGATGGACTTGAAAGCTCGAAAGAGATTCAGGAATCGGATTGTTGACAGTGATTTTAGTGGCAATCTTGCACTGTTTGATCGACAGAAAAGTAGTGAACACGGCGGAAGGTGTCTCAAGATGAGCTCAAGTTCCAGCATGAAGAGCTCTTCGGGAAAGCCCTTCTTGCTGCGTCATTTTTCGTTTGGTTCCAAGGGGACAAAACCCTATACCGATAGCCTTTCCACACGGAAAAAGGGTTTTTTCTGGACAAGATCTAGCAAGGAGTAA
- the LOC104216643 gene encoding late embryogenesis abundant protein — translation MADLRDEHGNPIQLTDQYGHPVQLTDEHGNPMHLTGVATTAGSGVAPTTVGGILHQKPESEQQQQLRKEQQQQEEKQQQEEKEQEELHRSGSSSSSSSEDDGQGGRRPKKKGLKEKIKEKLTIGKHKESKEEEQYKHSTGTTTTTSAMSTSTAPEHHEHEKKSMMEKIKEKLPGHHNHNH, via the exons ATGGCAGACTTACGTGATGAGCATGGAAATCCAATTCAGCTGACAGACCAATATGGACACCCGGTTCAGCTGACCGATGAGCATGGTAACCCCATGCACCTTACTGGGGTTGCCACTACTGCCGGCTCTGGTGTTGCTCCGACGACTGTTGGTGGAATACTGCACCAGAAGCCAGAGTCAGAGCAACAACAGCAGCTGCGAAAAGAACAGCAACAACAAGAGGAGAAACAACAACAGGAGGAGAAAGAGCAGGAGGAGCTCCACCGGTCCGGCAGTTCAAGCTCTAGCTCT TCAGAGGATGACGGACAAGGTGGGAGGAGGCCGAAGAAGAAAGGTCTGAAAGAGAAGATAAAGGAGAAATTAACCATTGGGAAGCACAAGGAGTCGAAGGAGGAAGAACAATACAAACACAGTACGGGAACGACAACAACAACGAGTGCGATGTCTACTAGTACTGCACCAGAGCACCATGAGCATGAGAAGAAGAGTATGATGGAGAAGATAAAGGAGAAGTTGCCTGGTCACCATAATCATAATCATTAG